A stretch of DNA from Candidatus Bathyarchaeota archaeon:
TAGCAGATAAAGCACGCTTACATGCAGACACCATAACAAGCATAGTTTTTCCATTAAACATGGCGTTAGCCTTCGTTTTTCTAACCTTGACCCCCGAAGTGGGACTTAGCAGCCAAGTAGCCAACGTCTTATGGGGCAGCATAATTTCCATGACCAACAGTGACTTGTTGTATCTTACTACCTTGTTTGCAGTTACGTTGGCTGTGGTCTATTTTGTTTGGAAAGAATTATTCGCCATAATGTTTAACAGAAAACTAGCCGAAGCAGATGGCATCAACACCAAACCCTTCGTGTACTTAATCATATTTCTAGCAGGTGTAGTTATCACTTTTTCCCTCAAACTTGTAGGTGGATTGCTTATCTATGCATTGTTGTTTAATCCTGCTTCTACTGTTTTGCAGTTTTCAGAAAACATGAGAAAAGTAGTAATCGCATCCCCCCTCGTAGGGATGGCAACAACAGTTACAGGACTGGTTGTTTCATTGTTTTTTGATTTGCCTGTAGGTTCCTGTATCGTAATTGTTTCAACAATAGTTTTTGTTGTTGCACTTCTTCTTTCACCTAAACGAAAAAGAAAGGAGGAACCCAAAAAATGAAAAACAAAAAAATATTTACTTTTAGTATGACTTTACTGATGCTTCCGTTACTGTTAGTGTCAGTAACCCATGCCCAGACTGCAGAAAAACCAATAATCGTATGCACCACAACTGCAGTAGGGAGCGTAGTTGAAGACTTCCTAGATGATAGCGCCGACGTTTTAGTGCTTGTACAGCCTGGGTTGTGTCCAGCAGATTTTGACATGAAACCCGGATACGTGGACGCAGTAAGCAAAGCAACAATTCTATTCAAACAAAACATTCAAGGAGAATTCTGGCTAGATAACCTACTTGAATCTGCAGGAAACGATGACCTAACAGTAGTAGCAATCCCTGGTGTTTATAACACTCCTGAAGGCGCAAAAAGTTACATACGTGATGTTGGAGGAAACCTTAGCCAAATCTTAGGAATCAATTTAGATTCAGAAACCTTTGAAATGATAACAGAAATTGACCAAGTTTCAACTTGGATAACAACTCAAGCTGAAAGTTTGGAAGCCTCAAACTTGAACGTCATCTGCATGGGGTGGCTTAAAACCTTCATTGAATCTGCTGGCTTTAATGTTGTTTCAACTTTTAATCCTCCAGAAACTCTGTCTGCTGGGGACATAACCGGTTTATTAGAAACTGCCCACACTGAAGGTGCCGCCTTAATCGTGGATAACCTTCAAATTGACACAGATTTTGGTGGAGGAATTGCTTCACAGGTGGGTGCAGAGCATTTGGTGTTAACTAATTTCCCTGGGGCTATTCCCGGAACTGAAACTTTATCCAAAATGTTACGTTACAACGCCGAACAACTCTTCAGGGGCGCTTCTACTTGGCATATTGCTTCTGGTTTGAAAGCAGAAAAAATCAACCTAGGAAACCAAGTAACCCTTTATCAGATAACCACCGTTATTGCAGTTGTAATTGCTGCAACTGAAGCTGTTATGCTTTATTCACGAAAAAAGAAATGAGACAAAAACTATGAACCCCAAAGACTACTTTGACAACGCCGCAAGCACGTGGGACAAAAAATTTCTAACTCCCCATCTTTCCTCTTTTTTGGAAAAACTTATCCCCCAATTTGGATTGAAACCTGGACAAAACGTTCTTGATGTCGGCACTGGCACTGGACTTTTAATTCCATATTTAATTAAAGAACTTGGACCTGAAGGCTCAGTTACTGCCCTTGATTTTTCTGAAAACATGGTTCAAATATGCAAAACAAAACATAAACACCTTAAAAACGTGAACGTAAAACTGGGAAACATCGAAGAAAAACAATTCCAAGCAGAAACTTTTGACACAGTTATCTGCTTTGGAGTGTTTCCTCACCTGCAAAACAAACAAAAAGTCCTTCAAAACATCAATTATGTGTTAAAACCTGAAGGCAAACTTGTAATTTCTCATGCCTTCAGCAGCGAAGAACTCAAAGATCACCATAAACAAGTTTCAAACCAGGTAGCCCATGACCTGTTGCCCAAAATGGCGGACATGAAAAACCTGCTTGAATCCTCTAGATTTACAGAAATCAGCATCAAAGACGAACCAGGATGCTATTTGTGTATTGCTCGTAAATCCACCTGTTTTTAGGCAGCATTTTCTTTTTTTGTTTCGTTTACTTTAAATGTTAAGTTAACCTAATCTTTTTAGGGTAAACTTAATGGTTAGTGACGCAGGAATTTCCAGTAAAGCCGAAGATTATCTGCGAGCAATCTACGAAGTGGTTAACAAAAAAGGCTTTGTTCGCATCAAAGACATTGCCCGCGAACTCGATGTTAAGCCTCCTACTGCCGTGGAAATGATGAAAAAACTAGACACAAAAGGTTTAGTTGTTTACGAAAAATATGGTGGAATCACGTTAACTGACCGTGGAACACAAATAGCTGAACTAATCGAGAACCGCCATGAAACTTTTAAAAATTTTTTAGAAATACTGTTGGTTCCAAAAGATGTGGCACTCAAAGATGCCCACATCCTTGAACACGAATTAACCTCTAACACGATACAGCAGTTTTCGCGGTTTGTTGAGTTCATAACTGAGTATTCTGAGCGACCAATGTTCATGAAACGATGGATGGATGAATTCAAAAAATACTGTGAACAAAAAACCGTCAAAAACAAGAATTCGTAGCATAATTTTGAACCTGTTGCACGATGTTTTTGCTCTTTTATGTGGATTGTTATGTGATTTCAAGGACTATGTTTTGATTGTTTGTTAGTTTGTATTTCATTTTTCTAAATTTTTTAGGGTAATCTATACATAAACCGAATTGCCAATTAATTAAAATGATAATTGTTTGCGCCTAAAATTGGGGTCATAAGAAAAACCTTTCGTGCCTCCACTTTAACCAAAGTCTTATGGTCCCAATTTGCGCATCAACTAAATCAAAATAGTTTATTAGTTTATGACTTAGTTTCTTAATTTTTTACGGCAAGTTATACATGAACGAAATGCTAAAGTAATTGTATCAGCGGCAGAAACAGGGGTGGGGTTATTGGGTAAACCTTTGAGTACCTTTAGTATCGCTACGGGAACAAATCCCGTAACCTCATTGATGCACGCATATTCAAACTTAATTGCTTGTTGCTAAAAAATTGCTTGAGAAATATTTTTTCAATAATTTGAGTTTAATGCTTATGTAATTTTTGTTTCTTAGGTTTAATGTATTCAAACCTAATTTTTCTCGGTTTTTTTGTTTTTTTCCTATTTTTGTTCGGGCAAGATTTAGGTTCACCTAACTGTGTTTAGTTTAGTAAAACAAAAAATTAGATTGACCTAAAATTAGGTGTGCTAAATGGAATTACAATTAAACAAACTTGAACCTGGACAAAAAGCCATTGTTGTAACCGTCAAAGGAAGCGGCACCATTAGGCGCCGAATCATGGACATGGGTATCGTTCGGGGCTCAAAAATCAAAGTAATCCGCAGAGCGCCCCTAGGTGATCCTGTGGAATTCGAAATCCGTGACTATAATTTAACCCTGCGCAAAAAAGAAGCAGAATGCATCTACGTCTCGTTGGAGGAAAAACAATGATGGAAGTTCCTCTTGCTTTACTTTCTGTGGGTGCTAAAGGAAAAATAACTCGAATTCGGGGCGGAAAAGAGCTGATTAGGCGATTAAACGACATGGGACTTACCCGTGACTCTGAAGTAACCGTGATATGCTCCCATTCTTGTCCTAACCCCGACCGCGGTGGACCTTTAGTTGTTGAAATAAAAGATTCTCGTGTAGCTTTTGGCAGGGGCGTTGCTACAAAAATAATGGTTCAGGAGGTTGACAACTGATGCCCCACACGGTTGCTTTGATAGGAAACCCCAACGTTGGAAAATCAGTAATATTTAACAGCCTTGTGCCCGGTGCTCGGCAACATGTTGGAAACTGGCCTGGAAAAACTGTTGAAAAAAAAGAAGGCAAATGTGTTCACAAAGGAACTGAACTCAAAATTGTTGACTTGCCTGGAACATACAGTTTAACTGCCCGTGCAGTAGACGAGCTAGTGTCACGCAACTATATCGTAGAAGAAAAACCAGATGTTGTTGTTCATATTATTGACGCTTCAAACATTGAACGAAACTTGTATTTCACGTTCTTGCTGTTAGAGCTAGAAGCAAACGTAGTCGTTGCATTGAACATGTTTGATGTTGCCAAAGAGAAGGGTTACACAATTGATGTGAAAAAACTTTCAAAACAGCTTGGTGTGCCCGTTGTTCCAACTGTAGCCACAGCTAAAGAAGGTTTAGACAAGCTCAAGGACGAGATTGTTTATGCTGCCAAAAAACAGGTATGGATAATTAGTCCTAAGATTAACTATGGAAAAGAACTTGAAAACCAGATAAATTCTGTTGCACAGGTTGTCACAAAAGATTCAGCGCTAACAAACAAGTATCCCCAACGCTGGCTTGCCATAAAGCTACTCGAAAACGACAAAGATGCCCTTGACAAAATCAAAGGCATTAAAATCCAAAACGAAATTCAAGATGCTATAAACCACGCACAAAAAACCATCGGAGAAGATCCTGAGATTGTTCTTGCCGATAAACGATATGACCTTGTCAGCGAAGCATTGG
This window harbors:
- a CDS encoding metal ABC transporter permease, which encodes MIWLEFAIMQRALIACIFAGFLMGLIGVFVVRMRLSAIGYSMSHGAFAGAALGVATATNPLVTGLLFASGTALVIGPIADKARLHADTITSIVFPLNMALAFVFLTLTPEVGLSSQVANVLWGSIISMTNSDLLYLTTLFAVTLAVVYFVWKELFAIMFNRKLAEADGINTKPFVYLIIFLAGVVITFSLKLVGGLLIYALLFNPASTVLQFSENMRKVVIASPLVGMATTVTGLVVSLFFDLPVGSCIVIVSTIVFVVALLLSPKRKRKEEPKK
- a CDS encoding zinc ABC transporter substrate-binding protein → MKNKKIFTFSMTLLMLPLLLVSVTHAQTAEKPIIVCTTTAVGSVVEDFLDDSADVLVLVQPGLCPADFDMKPGYVDAVSKATILFKQNIQGEFWLDNLLESAGNDDLTVVAIPGVYNTPEGAKSYIRDVGGNLSQILGINLDSETFEMITEIDQVSTWITTQAESLEASNLNVICMGWLKTFIESAGFNVVSTFNPPETLSAGDITGLLETAHTEGAALIVDNLQIDTDFGGGIASQVGAEHLVLTNFPGAIPGTETLSKMLRYNAEQLFRGASTWHIASGLKAEKINLGNQVTLYQITTVIAVVIAATEAVMLYSRKKK
- a CDS encoding class I SAM-dependent methyltransferase, with protein sequence MNPKDYFDNAASTWDKKFLTPHLSSFLEKLIPQFGLKPGQNVLDVGTGTGLLIPYLIKELGPEGSVTALDFSENMVQICKTKHKHLKNVNVKLGNIEEKQFQAETFDTVICFGVFPHLQNKQKVLQNINYVLKPEGKLVISHAFSSEELKDHHKQVSNQVAHDLLPKMADMKNLLESSRFTEISIKDEPGCYLCIARKSTCF
- a CDS encoding metal-dependent transcriptional regulator — translated: MVSDAGISSKAEDYLRAIYEVVNKKGFVRIKDIARELDVKPPTAVEMMKKLDTKGLVVYEKYGGITLTDRGTQIAELIENRHETFKNFLEILLVPKDVALKDAHILEHELTSNTIQQFSRFVEFITEYSERPMFMKRWMDEFKKYCEQKTVKNKNS
- a CDS encoding ferrous iron transport protein A; translation: MELQLNKLEPGQKAIVVTVKGSGTIRRRIMDMGIVRGSKIKVIRRAPLGDPVEFEIRDYNLTLRKKEAECIYVSLEEKQ
- a CDS encoding ferrous iron transport protein A, which translates into the protein MMEVPLALLSVGAKGKITRIRGGKELIRRLNDMGLTRDSEVTVICSHSCPNPDRGGPLVVEIKDSRVAFGRGVATKIMVQEVDN